The proteins below come from a single Chelmon rostratus isolate fCheRos1 chromosome 12, fCheRos1.pri, whole genome shotgun sequence genomic window:
- the jmjd4 gene encoding 2-oxoglutarate and iron-dependent oxygenase JMJD4 isoform X1, with protein sequence MDREAYRNCCSLVKIPRQSYEQFWSSHFVDYIDKELSYSKFFKKYLLPNHPCMFSRRFTEDWKCRKQWVSEEGKPNFQKLLQEFDETPVPVANCNAKEYNANPKQVMPFKEFIHYWKEYIQNGHSSPKGCLYLKDWHMSRDFPEHNVYTTPVFFTSDWLNEYWDTLEVDDYRFVYMGPKGSWTPFHADVFRSYSWSANICGRKKWLLYPPGQEEFLRDTHGNLPYDVTSAELQDRGLFPRSEEACQPLEIIQEAGEIIFVPSGWHHQVYNLEDTISINHNWLNGCNIDIMWQFLQNELSSVQKEINEWRNTMDSWHQHCQSYLLVTFQVIMKACSGIDYGEFASFLKIIASNRMTFLNACSSGDSSDYPRHLSETLTTLGPYHAAFDLQRVAHIIECLLCNEDFKRLDHSTLTLQPETMLQQIRDTIQSTRGQHLLYQE encoded by the exons ATGGACAGGGAGGCGTACCGTAACTGCTGCAGCCTGGTCAAAATACCAAGACAGTCGTATGAACAGTTTTGGTCTTCACATTTTGTCGATTATATCGACAAGGAGCTGAGCTATTCGAAGTTTTTCAAGAAATACTTGCTTCCCAATCACCCATGCATGTTTTCAAGAAGGTTCACGGAGGACTGGAAGTGCAGAAAACAGTGGGTGTCTGAGGAGGGGAAACCTAATTTCCAGAAATTGCTGCAAGAGTTTG ATGAGACTCCTGTGCCTGTTGCCAACTGCAATGCAAAGGAGTACAATGCTAACCCTAAGCAAGTTATGCCTTTCAAAGAATTTATACACTACTGGAAGGAATACATCCAGAATGGACACTCATCGCCTAAAGGATGTCTCTATCTTAAAGACTGGCACATGTCGAG GGACTTTCCAGAACACAATGTTTACACCACACCAGTCTTTTTTACTTCTGATTGGCTTAATGAATACTGGGATACACTTGAAGTGGATGACTACCGCTTTGTCTACATGGGACCCAAAGGCTCATG GACCCCGTTCCATGCTGATGTGTTCCGCTCCTACAGTTGGTCTGCAAACATCTGTGGCAGGAAGAAATGGCTCCTGTATCCTCCAGGTCAGGAGGAGTTTTTACGGGACACTCACGGAAACCTCCCTTATGATGTAACGTCAGCTGAACTTCAAGACAGAGGCCTTTTTCCACGCTCTGAAGAAGCCTGTCAACCTCTTGAAATTATTCAAGAGGCAGGGGAAATCATTTTCGTGCCCAGCGGCTGGCACCATCAAGTTTATAATCTG GAGGACACCATCTCTATTAATCATAACTGGTTGAATGGCTGCAACATAGACATCATGTGGCAGTTCCTTCAGAATGAGCTGTCGTCTGTTCAAAAAGAgataaatgagtggagaaacacGATGGACTCGTGGCATCAACACTGCCAG TCATATTTGCTTGTTACTTTTCAGGTCATCATGAAGGCATGCTCTGGTATTGACTATGGAGAATTTGCCTCGTTTCTGAAAATCATTGCAAGCAACCGGATGACTTTCCTCAACGCTTGTTCCTCTGGGGATTCCTCCGATTACCCACGGCATCTCTCAGAGACCCTCACCACACTTGGACCTTACCACGCTGCCTTTGACCTGCAAAGAGTGGCCCACATAATTGAATGCCTTCTCTGCAATGAAGACTTTAAGCGACTCGATCATTCAACTTTGACTTTGCAGCCAGAAACCATGTTACAGCAAATTCGGGACACTATACAATCCACAAGGGGGCAGCATCTCCTTTATCAGGAGTGA
- the iba57 gene encoding putative transferase CAF17 homolog, mitochondrial, protein MGVLCLARGAFKSAGCLGVHARKYTGRYLCVTFLSGSSAPAGIPVRRYSQETGNGRDAPGQFVCYHLPHRTLLKLQGQDTSPFLQGIITNDMGLLDEPGHTAMYSHMLNVQGRTLYDIMLYSLKDADEGHGVFLECDCTIKDSVLKHLKVYKLRRKVNINPCPELSVWAVLPKQKNAGQEASKPELSCPDKALVWETDPRTQEMGWRLVLDSEVDPLDIIASCRKGDTEEYHRHRYAIGLPEGVKDLPPGVALPLESNLVYMQGISFSKGCYIGQELTARTHHTGVIRKRLMPVHLSAPVQDLEEGVALQTQSGKPAGKHRAGVGELGLSLIRMAHAKEVLTLKSSDDTTVTLEASVPEWWPKDVKIN, encoded by the exons atGGGGGTTTTGTGTTTGGCCAGGGGAGCGTTCAAGTCCGCCGGTTGTCTCGGTGTTCATGCCAGAAAATACACCGGTCGGTATTTGTGCGTAACATTTCTCTCTGGTAGTTCAGCACCAGCAGGGATCCCTGTCAGGAGGTACAGCCAGGAGACGGGTAACGGTAGAGATGCCCCTGGACAATTTGTGTGCTATCACCTTCCCCACAGGACTTTACTGAAGCTCCAGGGACAAGACACAAGCCCGTTTCTTCAGGGGATTATAACCAACGACATGGGGCTGCTGGATGAGCCAGGGCACACAGCCATGTACTCACATATGCTAAATGTACAAGGAAGGACACTATATGACATCATGTTGTACAG TCTGAAAGATGCTGATGAAGGACACGGTGTTTTCCTGGAGTGTGATTGCACGATTAAGGACtcagttttaaaacatttaaaggtgTACAAACTTCGCAGAAAGGTCAACATAAACCCCTGTCCAGAGCTCTCTGTATGGGCAGTGCTTCCCAAGCAGAAGAATGCAGGTCAAGAGGCCAGTAAACCAGAGCTGTCCTGCCCTGACAAAGCTCTGGTATGGGAGACTGATCCTCGAACTCAGGAAATGGGCTGGAGATTGGTCTTGGATAGTGAAGTGGACCCTTTGGATATCATTGCGTCATGTCGGAAAGGTGACACAGAGGAGTATCACAGACATCGTTACGCAATAG GACTTCCTGAGGGAGTGAAGGACCTTCCCCCTGGGGTGGCGCTACCACTAGAGTCAAACCTTGTTTACATGCAGGGTATTAGCTTCAGCAAGGGCTGCTACATTGGCCAGGAGCTCACAGCCAGGACTCATCACACTGGGGTGATTCGGAAACGCCTGATGCCAGTACACTTGTCAGCTCCAGTCCAAGACCTCGAGGAAGGAGTTGCGCTGCAAACACAGTCGGGCAAGCCAGCTGGGAAGCACCGAGCAGGGGTGGGAGAGCTGGGTCTGAGCCTAATCCGCATGGCTCATGCCAAAGAGGTGTTGACACTCAAATCTTCTGACGACACTACAGTAACACTGGAGGCTTCTGTGCCAGAGTGGTGGCCTAAAGACGTGAAAATCAATTGA
- the jmjd4 gene encoding 2-oxoglutarate and iron-dependent oxygenase JMJD4 isoform X2 produces the protein MDREAYRNCCSLVKIPRQSYEQFWSSHFVDYIDKELSYSKFFKKYLLPNHPCMFSRRFTEDWKCRKQWVSEEGKPNFQKLLQEFDETPVPVANCNAKEYNANPKQVMPFKEFIHYWKEYIQNGHSSPKGCLYLKDWHMSRDFPEHNVYTTPVFFTSDWLNEYWDTLEVDDYRFVYMGPKGSWTPFHADVFRSYSWSANICGRKKWLLYPPGQEEFLRDTHGNLPYDVTSAELQDRGLFPRSEEACQPLEIIQEAGEIIFVPSGWHHQVYNLEDTISINHNWLNGCNIDIMWQFLQNELSSVQKEINEWRNTMDSWHQHCQVIMKACSGIDYGEFASFLKIIASNRMTFLNACSSGDSSDYPRHLSETLTTLGPYHAAFDLQRVAHIIECLLCNEDFKRLDHSTLTLQPETMLQQIRDTIQSTRGQHLLYQE, from the exons ATGGACAGGGAGGCGTACCGTAACTGCTGCAGCCTGGTCAAAATACCAAGACAGTCGTATGAACAGTTTTGGTCTTCACATTTTGTCGATTATATCGACAAGGAGCTGAGCTATTCGAAGTTTTTCAAGAAATACTTGCTTCCCAATCACCCATGCATGTTTTCAAGAAGGTTCACGGAGGACTGGAAGTGCAGAAAACAGTGGGTGTCTGAGGAGGGGAAACCTAATTTCCAGAAATTGCTGCAAGAGTTTG ATGAGACTCCTGTGCCTGTTGCCAACTGCAATGCAAAGGAGTACAATGCTAACCCTAAGCAAGTTATGCCTTTCAAAGAATTTATACACTACTGGAAGGAATACATCCAGAATGGACACTCATCGCCTAAAGGATGTCTCTATCTTAAAGACTGGCACATGTCGAG GGACTTTCCAGAACACAATGTTTACACCACACCAGTCTTTTTTACTTCTGATTGGCTTAATGAATACTGGGATACACTTGAAGTGGATGACTACCGCTTTGTCTACATGGGACCCAAAGGCTCATG GACCCCGTTCCATGCTGATGTGTTCCGCTCCTACAGTTGGTCTGCAAACATCTGTGGCAGGAAGAAATGGCTCCTGTATCCTCCAGGTCAGGAGGAGTTTTTACGGGACACTCACGGAAACCTCCCTTATGATGTAACGTCAGCTGAACTTCAAGACAGAGGCCTTTTTCCACGCTCTGAAGAAGCCTGTCAACCTCTTGAAATTATTCAAGAGGCAGGGGAAATCATTTTCGTGCCCAGCGGCTGGCACCATCAAGTTTATAATCTG GAGGACACCATCTCTATTAATCATAACTGGTTGAATGGCTGCAACATAGACATCATGTGGCAGTTCCTTCAGAATGAGCTGTCGTCTGTTCAAAAAGAgataaatgagtggagaaacacGATGGACTCGTGGCATCAACACTGCCAG GTCATCATGAAGGCATGCTCTGGTATTGACTATGGAGAATTTGCCTCGTTTCTGAAAATCATTGCAAGCAACCGGATGACTTTCCTCAACGCTTGTTCCTCTGGGGATTCCTCCGATTACCCACGGCATCTCTCAGAGACCCTCACCACACTTGGACCTTACCACGCTGCCTTTGACCTGCAAAGAGTGGCCCACATAATTGAATGCCTTCTCTGCAATGAAGACTTTAAGCGACTCGATCATTCAACTTTGACTTTGCAGCCAGAAACCATGTTACAGCAAATTCGGGACACTATACAATCCACAAGGGGGCAGCATCTCCTTTATCAGGAGTGA
- the snap47 gene encoding synaptosomal-associated protein 47 yields MSRDVPIHSWPGSYYINSEKRWENGTLSLTRTMVRFVSNQSKESLASFRLSRIMEIKMESSSFIFSTLTVLEEGNVKHWFGSLKPNRVVVYNVLEHFWRERLLSPSSEARGAECQPSKGRELISLVAGAQRRLEDTGRVLSHQGEQFDSMMQGLEKIDSDLGVADKLLSELESPSWWPFGKLPWKTQQEAKAEDAARAAAAAAASKGSGRNKVITSIPAVLTKGGDSDLKPGCLLVLVSSLEVRDTNCQLLHRFERNEIDEIRVHSPYEITVRQRFIGKPDICYRFLSAKMPEAMSVLEMQYKKKVEFTGEYAAFRATPVSSPCDTEGPNWNEGLQQRCQETELPLEVPAGDLSQLQVHVLQPSVSQAEAQELKQMLMQLKNLALEAETELERQDEVLDVLTSSTDRATMHIEKHTCRMKRLL; encoded by the exons ATGAGCCGGGACGTCCCTATCCACAGCTGGCCTGGTTCCTATTACATCAACAGCGAGAAGCGGTGGGAAAACGGCACCCTGTCCCTCACCAGGACCATGGTGCGCTTCGTCTCGAACCAGAGTAAGGAGAGCCTTGCCAGCTTCAGGCTCTCCAGGATCATGGAGATCAAGATGGAGTCGTCCAGTTTCATCTTCAGCACCCTCACAGTGCTTGAAGAGGGCAATGTGAAACACTGGTTTGGCTCCCTTAAGCCCAACAGGGTGGTGGTTTACAACGTGTTAGAGCATTTCTGGAGAGAACGCCTTCTGTCCCCCAGCTCGGAAGCCCGGGGGGCCGAATGTCAACCTTCTAAAGGCAGGGAGCTGATCAGCCTGGTGGCCGGGGCCCAGAGAAGACTGGAGGACACCGGCAGAGTCCTCAGCCACCAAGGAGAGCAGTTTGACAGTATGATGCAGGGACTGGAGAAGATTGACTCCGATCTGGGCGTGGCTGACAA ACTTTTGTCAGAGCTGGAGTCTCCCTCCTGGTGGCCTTTTGGTAAACTCCCCTGGAAGACTCAGCAGGAAGCCAAAGCTGAGGACGCTGCAAGGGccgcagctgctgctgctgctagcaAAGGGTCTGGTAGAAATAAGGTGATCACAAGCATCCCAGCTGTGCTGACCAAAGGCGGGGACTCGGACTTGAAACCCGGATGCTTGTTGGTGCTGGTGTCCTCACTAGAGGTGCGAGACACAAACTGCCAACTCCTTCACCGCTTTGAACGAAATGAAATCGATGAAATAAGGGTGCACAGTCCTTATGAGATCACTGTTAGACAGAGGTTCATTGGAAAGCCAGATATATGCTACAGGTTCTTGTCTGCCAAGATGCCAGAAGCAATGTCAGTATTGGAGATGCAGTACAAAAAGAAGGTGGAGTTCACTGGTGAATATGCTGCGTTCAGGGCAACTCCAGTTTCATCTCCATGTGACACAGAGGGGCCAAACTGGAATGAAG GTTTGCAGCAGAGGTGCCAAGAGACGGAGCTCCCGCTGGAGGTCCCAGCAGGAGATCTGTCCCAGTTGCAGGTGCATGTCCTGCAGCCATCTGTCAGTCAGGCTGAGGCCCAGGAACTCAAACAG ATGCTGATGCAGCTGAAGAATCTCGCCctggaggcagagacagagctggaaCGGCAGGACGAAGTTCTGGACGTCCTGACCAGCTCCACTGACCGAGCCACCATGCACATAGAGAAGCACACCTGCCGCATGAAGAGACTGCTGTAG